ACGGGACTGGCGGGCATCGGACATGGCGGTCAGCGCTCCGGGGCGGCCCCGCTCTGGCGGTATCTTGACGAATGGCGGCGATCACGCCACTCGTGGCCGGCGGCCCGGCCGGGCCAGACTCGGGGTGACCGCAGCACCCCCGCTCCCAGCCCTCCCACTCCCCCGGAGCCCGCCGTGACCGTTGCCGCCACCAGCTCGCCCGACAGCGCCGTCCTCGGCACCGCCCCGGCCGACCCCGCGCGGGCCGCCGCCCACTTCGCCGCGCGGCTGGCCTTCGAGGCGGACGTCTCCGACGTCCACGCGGACCTGCTGGCCGGGGTGGCGGGCCTGGTCGTGGTGGACACCCGCAGCGAGGCGGCCTGGGCCCAGGGACACCTCCCCGGCGCGCTGCACCTCCCGACCGGGCGGATCGCCGAGCGCGCGCCGGAGCTGATCGACCCCTCGCTCACCGTCGTCACCTACTGCTGGGGCCCCGGCTGCAACGGCGCGACCCGCGCCGCCCTGGCCTTCGCCCGCCTCGGCTACCGGGCCAAGGAGATGCTCGGCGGCTTCGAGTACTGGGCCCGCGAGGGCTTCGCCTACGAGACCGTCCAGGGCACCGAACAGCGCCCGGTCGACGACCTCACCGCCCCGCGCTCCGGCCTCGCCTGCGACTGCTGAAACCGCCTCCCACCTGCACGGACCGCCGCCGAGCAGCACTGAGGGTCGGGCCGCGTGCCCTGCGCCGAGCCCGGCGCTACTTGTAGGTGACGGTCACCGAGGTGAAGCCGAGGGAGCGGAGCAGGCCGGTCAGCATGAGCTGGGTGTTCTGCTCGGCGCGTTGGGTGAGGCCGCTGGCGGTGGCGGCCGTCTGGATCTTCTGGGCGGCCAAGACCAGGAGCTTCTGCTGGTCGTCGGGGTTGCCGGAGAAGAAGTCGCCGATCCGGTTGAACAGGCCGCGGTTCTGCGCGAAGACGTAGGACTGCTTGGGGTTGAGCGCGGTCTGGCCGAGTTGGGCGGGCGGCAGCACCAGCGTGGCGGAGCGGCGGTCGGCGGAGACCGTCACCGTGGCCTTGCCGAGGTCCACGTAGGACTGGACGGTTCCGGCGGCGACATAGAGGGTGTCATTGCCGAGCAGCGCCGAGGGGAGGTAGTTGGCCTCCTGGTCGAGGTCGACCACGATCTGGAAGTTGCCGGTGGCGGCGTCGTAGTCGCTCATGTTCTCGATGGACTGGAGCACCGCCGGCTGGCTCCGGTCCACGGTGCTGGTGGCGAAGGGGTTGGGCAGCCCGGGGAGCCAGTCGAACTTGGCGGCGGCCAGGAACAGCGCCACGATCACCGCGAAGGTGACCGGGATGCTGATGTACCAGGGAATGCGGCGCGGTTCGCGCCGGATCCTGGTCGCGGAGGCCTGTTCCACGGCATCGCCCTCGTCGGAGCGCCGGCTGCCGCGTACGGAGCCGCGTGCTGATCTCATCGCGATCCTCCCTCACCGTTGGCGTACTGATGAATAATCAGCCGTCCTTCGAGGGCTCCTACCCAGCTCGGGCCGTCCCACCGTCGACTCCTCGGAGGGATCGTCGACGACAGGACGGCCGCTGCCGTCAGTGGCGTCCGGCCTTCCAGCGCTTGAGCCGTTCGGTCCGCATCCGGGCGTCGCTGCGGGAGGCGATCCAGGCGTTCTCGCGGACCAGCTTGCGGTGGCTCTCCAGCCGACGCGCCGTCAACCGTCCTTCTGCCAGGGCCTGCTGGACCGCACAGTCGGGTTCGTGGAGGTGCCGGCAGTCGGCGAAGCGGCAGCCCTCGGCGAGGGCCTCGATCTCCGCGAAGACCTGGCGGACGCCGTCGGCCGCGTCGTAGAGGCCGACGCCGCGCAGCCCGGGGGTGTCGATCAGCACGCCGCCGCCGGGCAGCGGGTGGAGGTCGCGGCTGGTCGAGGTGTGCCGGCCCTTCCCGTCGACCCGGGTCCGGCGGACGTCCATGACCGGGCTGCCGAGCAGGGTGTTGGCGATGGTGGACTTGCCCGCGCCGGACTGGCCGACCAGCACGCCGGTGCCGGTGAGCCGCGCGGCCAGGGCGTCCATGCCGAGGCCGGTGGGCGCGCTGACGACCAGCACCTCCACCCCCGGGGCGACCGACTCGACGTCCTCACGGATCTGGTCGGCGTCGATGGCCAGGTCGGCCTTGGTGAGCAGGATCAGCGGCTCGGCGGGACGGGAGCGGCCGGAGCCGGCCAGTGCCAGCGCCAGCAGCCGCTCCACCCGTTCCAGGTCGGGCACGACCGCGAGCGTCACGCAGATGACGATGTGGTCGACGTTGGCCGCCAGGACCTGGGCCTCGGAGCGCTTGGACGAGGTCGAGCGGACGATCGCGGTCCGGCGCTGGAGCAGGGTCCGGACGAAGCGCGGATCACCGTGCGGGTCGACGGCGGCCCAGTCCCCGGTGCAGACGATCCGCATCGGGTCGCGCGGCGTGACGAAGGCGGTGTCGGCCTGGACGGTGCCGTCCTGGGTGACCAGGTCGCAGCGGCCGCGGTCGACCCGGACGACCCGCCCGGGCAGCAGCCCCTGGGCGGCGTACGGGGCGAACTCGGCCGCCAGCCCGGCGTCCCAGCCGTAGCGGGTCAGCGGATGGGCGTGGGGGGACGGAGCACAGGGGGAAGGAGCGTGGGAGGACGGAGCGTGGGAGGACAAGGGGAACCCTTCGAGGGGCGGCCCCGGCGGTGCGCCGTCGACAGGGAGCGGAGCGGTGTCAGCCGGAGGCCGGGGAAGTGGGCACGGTGTGCTGCGGGATGCGGGCGGAGCCCGGTGCGGCAGAGGTCATCGCGGTCCTCGCTTCCTGGGGGTCGAAGGGCGGCGTCGGCAGCGGCCGTTGCCGACGCCGTCACCGTAGCCGGGCAGCTCGCCGTGCCGCCAGTGGATTTCCGGCAGGCCCCGTCGGCCCCGTCCACCCCGTCCACCCCGTCGACTACGCGGACTCCCGTACCACCAGCGTGGGTTCGAAGAGGACCGGTGTCTGCTCCCCGTCCGGGTCGGCGATCTGTTCGAGCAGCAGCTCGGCCATCCGCGCGGCCATCTCCTCCAGCGGCTGCCGGACGGTGGTCAGCGGCGGGTCGCAGGCCAGCGCGGCGCTGCTGTCGTCGAAGCCCAGCAGGGCCACGTCCTCCGGGACCCGGCGGCCGGCCCGGCCGAGGACCGGGATCGCGCCCAGCGCCATCAGGTCGGAGGCGACGAAGACGGCGTCGAAGTCGGGGGTCTCGGCCAGCAGTCGGCGCATCGCCGCGGCTCCGCCGGTCTGGGTGAAGTCGCCCTCGACCATCCCCGCCTCGGTGAGCCCGTGCCGGGCCAGCGCCGCCCGGAAGCCGGTCAGCCGCTCCTGGCTGGAGGGCATGTCCAAGGGGCCGGCCAGGGTGGCGATCCGGCGCCGCCCGACCGCGACC
The Streptacidiphilus albus JL83 genome window above contains:
- a CDS encoding rhodanese-like domain-containing protein yields the protein MTVAATSSPDSAVLGTAPADPARAAAHFAARLAFEADVSDVHADLLAGVAGLVVVDTRSEAAWAQGHLPGALHLPTGRIAERAPELIDPSLTVVTYCWGPGCNGATRAALAFARLGYRAKEMLGGFEYWAREGFAYETVQGTEQRPVDDLTAPRSGLACDC
- a CDS encoding DUF4230 domain-containing protein, whose protein sequence is MRSARGSVRGSRRSDEGDAVEQASATRIRREPRRIPWYISIPVTFAVIVALFLAAAKFDWLPGLPNPFATSTVDRSQPAVLQSIENMSDYDAATGNFQIVVDLDQEANYLPSALLGNDTLYVAAGTVQSYVDLGKATVTVSADRRSATLVLPPAQLGQTALNPKQSYVFAQNRGLFNRIGDFFSGNPDDQQKLLVLAAQKIQTAATASGLTQRAEQNTQLMLTGLLRSLGFTSVTVTYK
- the rsgA gene encoding ribosome small subunit-dependent GTPase A, which codes for MSSHAPSSHAPSPCAPSPHAHPLTRYGWDAGLAAEFAPYAAQGLLPGRVVRVDRGRCDLVTQDGTVQADTAFVTPRDPMRIVCTGDWAAVDPHGDPRFVRTLLQRRTAIVRSTSSKRSEAQVLAANVDHIVICVTLAVVPDLERVERLLALALAGSGRSRPAEPLILLTKADLAIDADQIREDVESVAPGVEVLVVSAPTGLGMDALAARLTGTGVLVGQSGAGKSTIANTLLGSPVMDVRRTRVDGKGRHTSTSRDLHPLPGGGVLIDTPGLRGVGLYDAADGVRQVFAEIEALAEGCRFADCRHLHEPDCAVQQALAEGRLTARRLESHRKLVRENAWIASRSDARMRTERLKRWKAGRH